A single region of the Marinobacter salinisoli genome encodes:
- a CDS encoding inorganic phosphate transporter, whose protein sequence is MELEQLNAIERATRYGRAEVFRFGLAVLFIAGIMLYVRSIGADAPNMVILVAAAMIGGYMAMNIGANDVANNVGPAVGSKALTLAGAIAIAAIFEASGALIAGGDVVSTIKKGIIDPALIGDSDTFIWLMIAALLAAALWLNAATYVGAPVSTTHSIVGGVMGAGIAAGGVDIVDWGQFGQIAASWVISPVLGGAIAALTLYLIKRRITYQRDIASAAKYNVPLFVAFMAWAFATYLAIKGLGKIVDIGMLPAVVLGAIIGLIVWWLTKWFIARLRTEVENSKAGVDGLFTFPLIFSAALLSFAHGANDVANAVGPLAAINEAVLQGGVATKAAIPTWVMLVGALGIALGLALFGPKLIRTVGSEITELDRMRAFCIAMAAAITVIIASQLGLPVSSTHIAIGGVFGVGFLREHLKTTYRRKIDEIEAHHAGQDRAIVERLLEEFNAASFEEKGRILEDLKQKNGHAAPISKSERKGLKKVYRQELVKRSAVFKIVAAWLITVPLSGALAAVLFFTIRGMLLP, encoded by the coding sequence ATGGAATTAGAACAATTAAATGCCATAGAGCGCGCAACCCGTTACGGGCGCGCCGAGGTTTTCCGCTTCGGCCTGGCGGTGTTATTTATCGCAGGGATCATGTTGTATGTCCGCTCCATCGGGGCGGATGCTCCGAACATGGTCATTCTGGTCGCGGCTGCCATGATTGGCGGCTACATGGCGATGAACATCGGGGCTAACGATGTTGCCAATAACGTGGGGCCGGCGGTCGGCTCCAAAGCGCTTACCCTGGCCGGCGCCATCGCGATAGCAGCGATCTTTGAGGCCAGCGGTGCACTGATCGCCGGCGGCGATGTGGTCAGCACCATCAAAAAGGGCATTATCGATCCCGCGCTGATCGGCGATTCCGATACCTTCATCTGGTTGATGATTGCTGCACTGCTTGCCGCGGCGCTCTGGTTGAATGCGGCGACTTACGTCGGTGCGCCGGTTTCCACCACCCATTCCATTGTGGGTGGCGTCATGGGGGCGGGCATCGCAGCCGGTGGTGTGGACATCGTGGATTGGGGCCAGTTCGGCCAGATCGCTGCAAGCTGGGTCATATCACCGGTACTGGGCGGCGCTATCGCCGCACTGACCCTGTACCTGATCAAGCGCCGCATTACCTATCAGCGGGACATCGCCAGCGCTGCCAAATACAACGTGCCGCTGTTCGTCGCCTTCATGGCCTGGGCATTTGCCACGTATCTGGCGATCAAGGGGCTGGGCAAAATCGTCGACATTGGCATGCTGCCAGCGGTGGTGCTGGGTGCGATCATCGGCCTCATTGTCTGGTGGCTGACGAAATGGTTTATCGCCCGTCTCCGAACCGAGGTGGAGAACAGCAAAGCGGGCGTCGATGGTCTGTTTACCTTCCCGCTTATTTTTTCTGCGGCGCTTCTGAGCTTCGCGCACGGGGCCAATGACGTTGCGAACGCGGTTGGCCCGCTGGCCGCAATCAATGAGGCGGTTCTTCAGGGCGGCGTCGCGACGAAGGCCGCGATTCCTACCTGGGTCATGCTGGTGGGCGCGCTCGGGATCGCGCTTGGCCTTGCCTTGTTCGGCCCCAAGCTGATCCGCACCGTCGGTTCTGAGATAACAGAGCTCGACCGCATGCGGGCCTTCTGCATCGCCATGGCGGCGGCGATTACGGTCATCATCGCGAGCCAGCTTGGCCTGCCCGTGAGCTCCACTCACATTGCCATCGGTGGGGTGTTTGGCGTCGGCTTTCTGCGCGAGCACCTGAAAACCACCTACCGCAGGAAAATTGACGAGATTGAGGCACACCATGCCGGACAAGACCGGGCAATCGTAGAGCGCTTGTTGGAGGAGTTCAATGCGGCCTCGTTCGAAGAGAAAGGAAGAATTCTTGAGGATCTTAAACAGAAGAACGGCCATGCTGCGCCGATTTCCAAAAGCGAGCGCAAGGGCCTGAAAAAGGTGTATCGGCAGGAGCTCGTCAAACGCTCGGCGGTGTTCAAGATCGTGGCAGCCTGGTTGATTACGGTACCCTTGTCGGGTGCTCTTGCTGCGGTTCTGTTCTTTACCATCCGCGGGATGCTGCTTCCCTGA
- a CDS encoding Na/Pi cotransporter family protein codes for MNYRQFTLAGVFGLLAFALWASPEFKQIAAGVAIFLFGMLSLENGFRQFTGGFLERLLQGTTDTIPKSVGFGIVSTSIMQSSSLVSVITISFLSAGLLPLISGIGIIFGANLGTTTGAWLFATIGMKMSLSAFALPMLVFGVVMNFQRSRTLKATGAILAGLGFLFLGIEFMKDGFEGYQSAVNLREYAMTGVIGLIVYTGLGILATVIMQSSHATLALTLAGITTGQITYENALALAIGANIGTTVTAVLGGLGANVAGKRLAGAHLLFNVTTAAIALILIEPLRWTVDSLSALMSIADDDYTVKLALFHTLFNCLGVAVMLPVISQLTRALERWLPEPPEEAVARPKYLNPAAMDTPDSANAAVRREVWHLFDQAFVILAHGLHLHREHISASDDLESMINNSRELIDIDIDLVYRHRVKELYNAILDFISGRMAQMTPPSATESLYRLQHAAAEMVEAIKHVKHLRKNLTTYLACHNSAIRNEYNDLRLRVAMVLRETHRIYEGQFEDPSTAILELDEIAVRARVDRESMVARVTRLLGTKRIDSAMATSLLNDSAYASETVDAILTATRELLTALDVEAARTTEALSVSDEGQAGVTG; via the coding sequence ATGAACTACCGTCAATTTACCCTCGCCGGAGTATTCGGCCTGCTTGCCTTTGCGCTCTGGGCAAGCCCTGAGTTCAAGCAGATCGCCGCCGGGGTCGCCATCTTCCTGTTCGGCATGCTCTCGCTGGAGAACGGCTTTCGCCAGTTCACCGGTGGTTTTTTGGAAAGGTTGTTGCAGGGAACCACGGATACGATCCCCAAAAGCGTCGGTTTTGGCATTGTCAGTACCTCGATCATGCAGTCCAGCTCTCTGGTATCGGTCATCACCATTTCCTTTCTGAGTGCTGGCCTGCTGCCCCTGATCAGCGGCATCGGCATCATTTTTGGTGCCAACCTCGGTACCACGACTGGCGCCTGGCTGTTCGCCACCATCGGCATGAAGATGAGTCTGTCGGCCTTTGCACTGCCGATGCTGGTGTTCGGCGTTGTCATGAACTTCCAGCGCTCCCGCACCCTGAAAGCCACCGGGGCAATTCTGGCTGGCCTCGGGTTTCTGTTTCTTGGCATCGAGTTCATGAAGGACGGATTCGAAGGCTATCAGTCGGCGGTGAACCTGCGAGAATACGCGATGACTGGCGTAATCGGGCTGATCGTGTATACCGGGCTCGGCATTCTCGCGACGGTCATCATGCAATCAAGCCATGCAACGCTGGCCCTCACCCTGGCCGGCATTACCACAGGCCAGATCACCTATGAGAACGCCCTGGCCCTGGCCATCGGCGCCAATATCGGCACCACGGTAACCGCTGTCCTTGGCGGCCTTGGCGCTAACGTCGCAGGCAAACGTCTGGCGGGCGCCCATCTGTTGTTCAACGTGACCACAGCGGCGATCGCATTGATCCTGATCGAACCGCTGCGCTGGACCGTCGACAGCCTGTCGGCGCTGATGTCCATCGCTGACGACGATTACACCGTCAAGCTGGCCCTGTTCCACACCCTGTTCAACTGCCTCGGTGTCGCCGTCATGTTACCTGTGATCTCCCAGCTGACCCGCGCGCTGGAGCGCTGGTTACCGGAGCCACCAGAAGAGGCTGTAGCGAGGCCGAAATACCTGAATCCGGCTGCGATGGATACTCCCGATAGCGCCAACGCAGCCGTTCGCAGGGAGGTCTGGCACCTGTTCGACCAGGCCTTCGTCATCCTCGCCCACGGCCTGCACCTGCACCGAGAACACATTTCCGCCAGCGATGATCTGGAGTCGATGATCAACAACAGTCGGGAGCTCATCGACATTGATATCGATCTCGTCTACCGGCATCGGGTCAAAGAACTCTACAACGCCATCCTGGATTTCATTTCCGGCCGGATGGCACAAATGACCCCGCCCAGTGCCACCGAATCCCTGTACCGACTGCAGCACGCCGCCGCTGAGATGGTGGAAGCCATCAAGCACGTTAAACACCTGCGCAAGAACCTTACGACCTACCTGGCCTGTCATAATTCCGCCATTCGTAACGAATACAATGATCTGCGGCTGAGAGTGGCGATGGTGCTTCGCGAGACCCATCGCATTTACGAGGGCCAGTTTGAAGACCCCAGCACAGCCATACTTGAGCTTGACGAAATCGCCGTTCGTGCCCGGGTGGACCGGGAATCCATGGTCGCGCGAGTCACCAGGCTGCTGGGTACGAAACGCATCGACTCTGCCATGGCGACATCGCTTCTCAACGATTCCGCCTATGCCAGCGAAACCGTCGATGCGATTCTGACGGCGACCCGCGAGCTACTTACCGCACTCGATGTGGAAGCGGCGCGGACAACCGAAGCATTGTCAGTGAGTGATGAAGGTCAGGCTGGGGTCACCGGCTGA